The DNA region TCGCTTTGCGTGGAAACCAAGGACGTGGATGCCCGGGACAAGCCCGGGCATGACGGGCTGTGGGACGCGGTCGATATGCATATGCGATAGCTCTGCCGTCAGCGGGACGGCCGCACAATTTCGGAATATTGGAAATATATTCCCGAGTTGCCCGACGTGTCAAGCTGCCTGTCGAACGTCCGGCCGCCGCCGGCACCTTTGCATGGGGTTGTTTTCGATGTTTTGGCAGCGCACCCCAGCCGCTACCACTTCAGCTCGCGCATCAGCGCGCGCGGCGGATGGCCGAACAATTCCTTCACCGAGGCCGGATCGAGCGACTCCACGCCCTCGAACTCCTCGGAATGGATGCCACGGGTGATGAACAAGAGGTCGATGCCGAAACCATGGGCGCCGGCGAGATCGGTGCGCACGGAATCGCCGATCGCGAGCACACGCGAATGTTCGATCGGGTGCCCGCGGCGCTCAGTGGCCAGCGCCATCGCGCGCTCGTAGATCGGCCGGTGCGGCTTGCCGTAGAAGATCACCTCGCCGCCGAGCTCGCGATAGAGCTCGGCGATCGCGCCGGCGCAATAGATCAGCCGGTCGCCGCGCTCGACCACGATATCGGGATTGGCGCAGACCAGCGTCAGCTTGCGGTCGCGCGCCTTGAGCAGCATGGCGCGATAATCCTCGGCGGTCTCGGTCTCGTCGTCGAACAGGCCGGTGCAGATGATGTAGTCCGCCTGCTCCAGCGGCACCATCGGAGCATCGAGCCCGCGATGGATCGAGCTGTCGCGCTCGGGGCCGACCCAGAAGATCCTCTCGCCCGGATGATCTGCGACGAAGCTGCGCGTCAGATCGCCCGAGGAGACGATGGCATCGTAGGTCTCGT from Bradyrhizobium genosp. L includes:
- a CDS encoding TIGR01459 family HAD-type hydrolase, with product MTSLRFAERLRDLVGDVDVVLSDIWGVVHNGLESFPEACAALHAFRAQGGTVIMITNAPRPADSVQRQLRKLGVADETYDAIVSSGDLTRSFVADHPGERIFWVGPERDSSIHRGLDAPMVPLEQADYIICTGLFDDETETAEDYRAMLLKARDRKLTLVCANPDIVVERGDRLIYCAGAIAELYRELGGEVIFYGKPHRPIYERAMALATERRGHPIEHSRVLAIGDSVRTDLAGAHGFGIDLLFITRGIHSEEFEGVESLDPASVKELFGHPPRALMRELKW